In the genome of Pseudarthrobacter sp. IC2-21, one region contains:
- a CDS encoding glycosyltransferase family 4 protein, whose protein sequence is MARIFLLAQRNSDHLPSWVKRRVREVMGGSITIDLDSIEDWSRPLLQGPNIDPLSWPKPQYDEAGPIAIGPHRLDDKATDIRCLLATESLDAGGMDEVVGFLARGLPKFGFRVAVLHTPTDRLSPPGRLGRLLRDEGVEVVDLEKENCETWIRNWAPDVLSVHGAPEWVLEAAVACSVPTIETLHGMHNQFNVAASEVAGRREKLTGLVSVSEMVRQQYLSIDDKCDPETIVTIPNGIIAQHQQRIPRQDARRLLGLGDEYLFVSLSRHCVQKNTYGLASAFSEVAEAVPGAHLLISGRPDDIAYAGQVARLKGKMRHGARLHLRDHTPHPGVLLSAADGFVLDSFFEGWALSSMESLTAGVPVIMSDVGGAREQLAGRPDWGLLVSNPLGNPLRVDWESMTAARFRRQSNQEELAAAMISFTRDNTWDLSGRSIKSRAAERFDGDLCLRRHAFVLKTAAAGQLIDLGDL, encoded by the coding sequence ATGGCACGGATATTCCTGCTCGCCCAGCGGAACTCCGACCACTTGCCTAGTTGGGTGAAACGGCGGGTGCGCGAGGTCATGGGTGGATCAATCACCATCGACCTTGATTCCATAGAGGACTGGTCCCGGCCACTTTTACAGGGGCCGAACATAGATCCGCTTAGTTGGCCTAAACCACAGTACGACGAGGCCGGCCCCATCGCCATCGGGCCGCATCGGCTTGATGATAAAGCCACTGACATTCGTTGCCTGCTCGCAACCGAATCTCTTGATGCTGGCGGGATGGACGAGGTCGTAGGATTTTTGGCCCGCGGCTTACCTAAGTTTGGATTTCGCGTCGCTGTCCTGCACACGCCAACTGATAGATTAAGCCCGCCGGGACGGCTCGGGCGACTTCTTCGAGACGAGGGAGTCGAAGTCGTCGATCTCGAGAAGGAAAACTGCGAAACCTGGATCCGCAACTGGGCCCCCGACGTACTGAGCGTTCACGGCGCACCCGAGTGGGTTCTTGAGGCGGCGGTGGCATGTTCAGTTCCGACCATCGAAACGCTCCATGGAATGCACAACCAATTCAACGTTGCCGCCTCTGAGGTTGCCGGACGGCGGGAGAAGCTGACTGGTCTAGTCAGCGTGAGCGAGATGGTCCGCCAGCAGTACCTGTCAATCGACGATAAATGCGACCCAGAGACCATCGTTACCATTCCAAATGGCATCATCGCTCAACACCAGCAAAGGATACCCAGGCAGGATGCGCGTAGGCTGCTGGGACTGGGCGACGAGTATCTTTTCGTCTCGCTATCAAGGCATTGCGTGCAAAAGAATACCTATGGTCTGGCAAGCGCGTTCTCCGAGGTTGCCGAGGCGGTACCGGGGGCGCACCTCCTCATTTCCGGACGACCGGACGACATCGCCTATGCCGGTCAGGTGGCGAGACTCAAGGGCAAAATGCGGCATGGCGCCAGACTGCATCTGCGCGATCACACCCCACATCCTGGCGTTCTGCTCTCGGCAGCCGACGGATTTGTCCTGGATTCCTTTTTCGAAGGGTGGGCGCTCTCCTCGATGGAGTCGCTAACAGCTGGCGTCCCGGTGATTATGAGCGACGTGGGGGGCGCCCGCGAACAGTTAGCCGGACGCCCCGATTGGGGTCTGCTCGTCTCGAACCCGCTGGGCAATCCATTGCGAGTGGATTGGGAGAGCATGACGGCGGCCAGGTTCCGCCGTCAGAGCAATCAGGAGGAACTTGCGGCGGCGATGATCTCCTTTACCCGGGACAACACCTGGGATTTGTCCGGACGAAGCATAAAGTCGCGGGCTGCTGAGAGGTTCGACGGTGATCTGTGCCTTCGGCGGCACGCTTTTGTGCTGAAGACGGCCGCAGCGGGTCAATTAATCGATCTAGGGGACTTGTGA
- a CDS encoding glycosyltransferase family 39 protein, whose amino-acid sequence MSKLPTNSSKLDKWQLVIVLTLSLGAALICVGTPGIGFDEAATWWAARLEWPDLVRLLGNQDRNFGPYYAVMHIWMEVSDSLWWLRLPSAVGGALAVTATAGLARQMFGARTAWIAALLLVSAYSWVRFSQEVRPYSWSLAIATFATWAFITLAERRSRRLIAIYLILMVLLPITHLFAAMAAGVQLVYALVTRKRELALLAVGGALPSLVAAVLVIGQIKQVSWLSVVTPLEALRELVGQSKAIWYVPIALAACVGLAAYRWLQRGRSTGPAEVALFISWWAGPPFLLWIASVTVTPVYSARYVFWTLPAMILPAALLISRMLDLPKLRIPVLLTVACLMVLALPGQVSARAPNGHVWAPQVLTSVIIDQSRPGDALVDPGFLALTVKYHLNDHHLPEPLVERTAQLEGKFVDQQVPLEQQAERLKNYERLWVLDEIISERPLPVGFCRRDSWESDFAIARLTLAGRCD is encoded by the coding sequence ATGTCAAAGCTGCCAACCAATTCCTCGAAATTGGACAAGTGGCAACTCGTCATTGTGCTCACACTTTCCCTGGGCGCAGCGTTAATCTGCGTAGGGACGCCTGGCATCGGCTTTGACGAAGCAGCAACCTGGTGGGCTGCAAGGCTCGAATGGCCGGACTTAGTGCGGCTTTTGGGGAATCAAGACAGGAATTTTGGCCCCTACTACGCTGTGATGCATATCTGGATGGAGGTTTCTGACTCATTATGGTGGTTGAGGCTTCCTTCGGCCGTCGGCGGTGCTTTGGCAGTAACCGCCACGGCCGGTCTAGCCAGGCAAATGTTCGGTGCCCGGACGGCGTGGATCGCCGCCCTGCTTCTGGTCAGCGCCTATTCGTGGGTGAGGTTTTCCCAAGAAGTCCGGCCATATTCCTGGTCGTTGGCAATAGCCACATTTGCAACTTGGGCTTTTATCACCCTCGCAGAACGCCGTTCCCGGAGACTTATAGCCATATACCTCATATTGATGGTGTTGCTGCCCATCACCCATTTATTTGCTGCTATGGCCGCCGGGGTGCAGTTAGTGTATGCCCTCGTGACCAGAAAAAGGGAGTTGGCGCTCCTGGCCGTTGGTGGCGCGTTACCAAGCCTCGTTGCCGCCGTCCTGGTTATAGGACAGATCAAGCAGGTTTCATGGCTTAGCGTGGTCACACCACTCGAAGCATTGCGCGAGCTTGTAGGTCAGAGCAAGGCAATTTGGTACGTACCAATCGCTTTAGCCGCATGCGTTGGACTTGCGGCATACAGGTGGCTCCAGAGGGGTCGGAGCACGGGCCCCGCGGAGGTTGCGCTGTTTATCTCGTGGTGGGCGGGTCCGCCATTTTTGTTGTGGATCGCATCTGTCACCGTCACACCCGTTTATTCAGCCAGGTACGTGTTCTGGACGCTTCCAGCGATGATTTTACCGGCGGCCCTCTTGATCAGCAGGATGCTTGATCTTCCGAAACTAAGGATCCCCGTGCTCCTGACCGTAGCTTGTCTTATGGTCCTTGCCTTGCCTGGCCAGGTCAGTGCACGCGCCCCAAACGGACACGTGTGGGCACCGCAAGTGTTGACTTCGGTCATTATTGACCAGAGCCGGCCTGGCGACGCCTTGGTAGATCCAGGATTTTTGGCGCTAACAGTCAAGTATCACTTGAACGACCACCATCTGCCAGAACCGCTGGTCGAACGGACAGCCCAACTCGAGGGCAAATTCGTCGACCAACAGGTGCCCCTGGAACAGCAGGCGGAGCGACTCAAGAACTATGAGCGACTATGGGTGTTGGACGAGATCATTAGCGAGCGGCCGTTGCCCGTCGGGTTTTGCCGAAGGGACTCTTGGGAATCAGACTTTGCCATTGCACGGCTAACGCTGGCAGGCAGATGCGATTGA
- a CDS encoding glycosyltransferase, whose protein sequence is MSSLAEALSSGRVEVIVVCNCCTDDTAAIAATFPGVQVLSLPVASKVAALNAGDDIASKWPRVYLDADVDLPSVSLRQTLERLSEPYGPLCARPTFTYDTAGATKSVEAYYRARDKMLGTRSAMWGAGIYAVNQRGHERLGSFPEIINDDLLIDRLFIGHEKQIVDGHPVRVRTPRNSRALLATLGRTYRGNAEQSGGATSTTVKQLVMTIRGLGSARDAAIYAAFALVGRGISFVSSGWGTDFTSRQPASSGLRSQPGVFGRR, encoded by the coding sequence TTGAGTTCCCTGGCGGAAGCGCTGTCGAGCGGACGAGTAGAAGTCATAGTTGTCTGTAATTGCTGCACGGATGATACAGCCGCCATTGCGGCGACTTTTCCGGGAGTCCAGGTCCTAAGTTTGCCGGTTGCATCCAAGGTGGCCGCCCTTAATGCTGGAGATGATATTGCATCGAAATGGCCTCGGGTCTACCTCGACGCCGATGTGGACTTGCCCTCCGTATCGCTCCGTCAGACTCTTGAACGGTTATCCGAGCCCTATGGGCCATTGTGTGCGCGTCCCACATTTACATACGACACAGCCGGCGCAACGAAGTCAGTTGAGGCCTATTATCGGGCACGGGACAAGATGCTGGGAACACGGTCTGCAATGTGGGGCGCAGGCATTTATGCGGTGAACCAAAGAGGCCATGAAAGGTTAGGCAGTTTTCCGGAAATTATTAATGATGACTTGTTGATTGACCGTCTGTTCATCGGCCATGAAAAACAGATTGTGGACGGCCACCCCGTCAGAGTGAGAACACCTCGAAATTCGAGGGCTTTGTTAGCAACCTTGGGGAGGACTTATCGCGGTAATGCGGAACAGTCCGGAGGTGCAACATCGACAACCGTTAAACAGCTGGTGATGACCATTCGGGGCCTAGGATCTGCCCGGGATGCGGCAATATATGCGGCATTCGCTCTTGTCGGCCGCGGAATATCATTCGTCTCCTCCGGGTGGGGCACGGATTTTACGAGCCGCCAACCAGCTTCCTCGGGACTCCGATCGCAGCCTGGTGTCTTTGGGAGACGATGA
- a CDS encoding WecB/TagA/CpsF family glycosyltransferase — protein sequence MTLLDGAPLVTRAEQLTGRQWPRLAGSDLIEPILNEVEQRGLRLGILGGRGETHKLIRARFAKDRPALLVSGWWAPDRTALNDGTQSRAIAAEIAAAGVDVLLVCLGKPTQELWIRKHGIATGANVLLAFGAVVDFLAGSRARAPKVVTELGAEWVWRLALEPRRLAGRYLVEGAPAYMTLRRYSDQDPPTTTGQKNLPAKRSLPGASLDFVSGRNGRFCNPIEHTDVAVIVVTYNSWEDLPGLIADLRLQTADQSIKVVVADNSPTSETLDCLLSEADVLGFSTGGNLGYAGGINQAVKRAGTADSYLILNPDLRTEPGSIRALRERMAVSSAGVVVPLLSGPNGATYPSLRREPTVLRAVGDAAMGGRLTGRPEWLAETDYDPDSYRHAHRVGWATGAALLIRRDVLESLGDWDEQYFLYSEETDYFRRVRQGGWDVWFEPSSRMHHRGGGSGSSAALNALMTINRIRYIQKFHSLGYARAFRLAVILGAFLRWSKERESLKAACWKAGWVKLPRASRSVVTATELASSPFPLGSVIIPAHN from the coding sequence TTGACCCTTCTCGACGGGGCGCCTCTTGTCACACGCGCCGAGCAATTGACCGGCCGGCAGTGGCCGCGGCTCGCTGGAAGTGACCTGATTGAGCCCATCCTGAACGAGGTGGAACAGCGCGGCCTACGCCTCGGCATCCTTGGCGGCAGAGGGGAAACCCACAAACTCATTCGGGCAAGATTTGCCAAAGACCGGCCGGCCCTCCTGGTTTCCGGCTGGTGGGCCCCGGACCGCACTGCCCTGAATGATGGGACACAATCGCGGGCTATTGCTGCTGAGATCGCCGCGGCCGGAGTCGATGTTCTTCTTGTCTGCCTGGGAAAACCCACGCAGGAGCTGTGGATTAGGAAGCATGGGATTGCCACCGGTGCCAACGTCCTGCTGGCATTCGGTGCCGTGGTCGATTTCTTGGCGGGCAGCCGTGCACGCGCACCAAAGGTTGTGACCGAACTTGGCGCGGAATGGGTATGGCGGCTGGCCCTCGAACCCCGTCGGCTCGCCGGGAGATACCTGGTTGAGGGTGCTCCGGCCTACATGACACTGCGTAGATACAGTGATCAGGACCCGCCAACAACCACGGGGCAAAAGAATCTGCCGGCAAAAAGATCGTTGCCCGGAGCCAGCCTCGACTTTGTTTCGGGAAGGAATGGCCGCTTCTGCAACCCCATCGAGCACACCGACGTGGCGGTCATTGTGGTTACCTACAACAGTTGGGAGGATCTGCCGGGTCTTATTGCGGACCTACGGCTTCAAACCGCTGATCAGTCCATCAAGGTTGTGGTCGCTGACAACTCGCCCACGTCGGAGACCTTGGATTGTCTGTTGTCTGAAGCGGACGTTCTCGGCTTCTCTACGGGCGGAAACCTGGGCTACGCGGGGGGAATCAATCAGGCCGTCAAACGAGCCGGAACAGCTGATTCCTACCTCATCCTAAACCCGGACCTGCGTACTGAGCCTGGCTCCATCAGGGCACTGCGGGAGCGAATGGCTGTTTCGTCCGCCGGAGTGGTAGTGCCGTTGTTGTCTGGTCCCAACGGAGCCACTTATCCTTCGCTCCGCCGGGAGCCTACGGTCCTTCGGGCCGTGGGGGATGCGGCCATGGGCGGTCGTCTGACGGGCCGGCCGGAGTGGCTCGCGGAAACCGACTACGATCCCGACAGCTACCGCCACGCGCACAGGGTCGGCTGGGCCACAGGAGCGGCGTTGTTAATCCGGCGCGACGTCCTTGAATCTCTGGGGGACTGGGATGAGCAGTACTTCCTTTACTCAGAGGAAACCGACTACTTCCGCAGGGTACGGCAGGGCGGCTGGGATGTGTGGTTCGAGCCATCGTCGCGGATGCACCATCGGGGTGGAGGCTCGGGCTCCTCTGCCGCCCTCAACGCGTTGATGACCATCAACCGGATCCGCTACATCCAAAAGTTCCATTCACTCGGTTACGCCCGTGCCTTCAGGCTGGCAGTAATTCTCGGGGCGTTTCTTCGGTGGTCGAAGGAACGAGAGTCGCTGAAGGCAGCTTGCTGGAAAGCCGGGTGGGTCAAGCTGCCGCGTGCATCCAGAAGTGTTGTCACGGCGACGGAACTGGCCAGTTCACCTTTTCCACTAGGTTCAGTCATTATTCCGGCGCATAACTAG
- a CDS encoding M18 family aminopeptidase has translation MPSPSAAADHIQDLAAYVSASPSSFHAVHEAARRLDEAGFTGLDEREPWGGGAGAFYLVRDGALIAWVVPESAGPTTGFNILGAHTDSPSFKLKPKPTTGSFGWLQAGVEVYGGPLLNSWLDRELQLAGRLVMLDGTQHLTATGPLLRFPQLAIHLDRAVNDGLTLDKQRHMNPVWGLGSPADFDLLGVLASHVAGASVNAAEIGGYDVVIADTQAAAVFGANSEFFASGRLDNLSATHAGLAALIARAASPSAGGPVAVLAAFDHEEIGSNSRSGACGPILEDVLVRVSDSLGATVSQRRQALSASFCVSADAGHAVHPNYPERHDPANHPVLNGGPLLKINANQRYATDAPGAALWARLCGEANVPYQEFVSNNVMPCGSTIGPLTATRLGIRTVDVGVPLLSMHSARELCGVEDPHRLAVVTELFFRTAA, from the coding sequence ATGCCTTCACCTTCCGCCGCCGCAGACCACATCCAGGACCTCGCCGCGTACGTCAGCGCGTCGCCGTCGAGCTTCCACGCCGTCCACGAGGCCGCGCGCCGGCTGGACGAGGCAGGGTTCACCGGACTGGACGAGCGGGAGCCGTGGGGCGGCGGCGCGGGGGCCTTCTACCTGGTCCGCGACGGTGCCCTGATTGCGTGGGTGGTGCCCGAGAGCGCGGGGCCCACCACCGGCTTCAACATCCTGGGCGCGCATACGGATTCGCCGTCGTTCAAGCTGAAGCCCAAGCCCACCACGGGTTCGTTCGGCTGGCTGCAGGCCGGTGTGGAAGTGTACGGCGGCCCGCTCCTGAACTCGTGGCTGGACCGTGAGCTGCAGCTGGCGGGGCGGCTGGTCATGCTCGATGGCACCCAGCACCTCACGGCCACCGGCCCGCTGCTCCGGTTCCCGCAGCTGGCCATCCACCTGGACCGCGCGGTGAACGACGGCCTGACGCTGGACAAGCAGCGGCACATGAACCCCGTCTGGGGGCTGGGAAGTCCTGCCGATTTTGACCTGCTGGGTGTTCTGGCGTCCCATGTGGCGGGGGCTTCGGTGAACGCGGCGGAGATCGGCGGGTACGACGTCGTCATCGCGGACACACAGGCGGCGGCGGTTTTCGGGGCCAACAGTGAGTTCTTCGCGTCCGGGCGGCTGGACAACCTTTCCGCCACGCATGCGGGGCTGGCGGCGCTGATCGCGCGCGCTGCTTCTCCTTCTGCCGGTGGGCCCGTCGCCGTCCTGGCGGCGTTCGACCACGAGGAAATCGGCTCCAATTCACGCTCCGGGGCCTGCGGTCCCATCCTCGAGGACGTGCTCGTACGCGTCTCCGACAGCCTCGGCGCCACGGTGAGCCAGCGGCGGCAGGCGTTGTCGGCGTCGTTCTGTGTTTCCGCGGACGCCGGCCACGCCGTTCACCCCAACTATCCCGAACGGCACGATCCGGCCAACCACCCCGTCCTGAACGGCGGCCCGCTGCTGAAGATCAACGCCAACCAGCGCTACGCCACCGATGCGCCGGGCGCGGCCTTGTGGGCTCGGCTCTGTGGTGAGGCGAACGTGCCGTACCAGGAATTTGTCTCCAACAACGTGATGCCGTGCGGCTCCACCATCGGGCCGCTGACCGCAACGCGCCTGGGGATCCGGACGGTCGACGTCGGCGTGCCCCTGCTTTCGATGCACTCCGCCCGCGAGCTCTGCGGCGTGGAAGACCCCCACCGGCTGGCTGTTGTCACGGAGCTTTTCTTCCGGACTGCGGCTTAG
- a CDS encoding intradiol ring-cleavage dioxygenase: MSNHVPHPNHDRGLEFDLSTLMSRRSLGMLFGAGGAAAALAACTPGGSGSSGSGSAAGTPTSAATGGAASSAAAGTTASPSASPTLTRAIAECGVEIPAETAGPFPGDGSNGPNVLAASGVVRQDITSSFGTGSAKAEGVPLTFTLTLLDNANGCVPFAGAAVYAWHCDREGRYSLYDSGLSNENYLRGVQEADANGQVTFNSIFPGAYSGRWPHIHFEVFESMSNATAAGQVLAVSQIALTKAACDDVYATPGYESSVANIKRTTLQNDSVFRDDGAIYQLATMTGSAATGYTAGLNVTL, translated from the coding sequence ATGAGCAATCACGTTCCCCATCCCAACCACGATCGCGGCCTCGAGTTCGATCTCTCCACCCTCATGAGCCGCCGTTCCCTGGGCATGTTGTTTGGCGCGGGCGGCGCGGCAGCGGCACTGGCAGCATGCACTCCGGGCGGATCGGGCAGCAGCGGATCGGGCAGTGCGGCGGGCACCCCGACGTCGGCCGCCACAGGAGGTGCCGCGTCCTCCGCTGCAGCCGGCACGACGGCGTCGCCCTCCGCTTCTCCGACGCTCACCCGGGCGATCGCCGAGTGCGGCGTGGAGATTCCGGCGGAGACCGCGGGTCCGTTCCCGGGTGACGGCTCGAACGGGCCCAACGTCCTGGCTGCGTCGGGGGTGGTGCGGCAGGACATCACCTCGAGTTTCGGGACCGGCAGCGCGAAGGCAGAGGGTGTGCCGCTGACCTTCACGCTGACCCTGCTGGACAACGCCAACGGCTGCGTACCGTTTGCCGGGGCCGCCGTCTACGCCTGGCACTGCGACCGGGAAGGACGGTACTCGCTCTACGATTCGGGCCTGTCCAACGAAAACTACCTCCGCGGCGTCCAGGAGGCGGACGCGAACGGCCAGGTCACGTTCAACTCCATCTTCCCCGGCGCCTATTCGGGACGCTGGCCGCACATCCACTTTGAAGTTTTCGAGTCCATGAGCAATGCGACGGCGGCCGGGCAGGTGCTGGCGGTCTCCCAGATCGCCCTGACCAAGGCCGCCTGCGACGACGTCTACGCCACGCCGGGCTACGAGTCCAGCGTGGCGAACATAAAACGGACCACCCTGCAGAATGACAGCGTCTTCCGGGACGACGGCGCCATCTACCAGCTGGCAACGATGACCGGCTCAGCGGCCACGGGCTACACGGCCGGCCTGAACGTCACGTTGTAG
- a CDS encoding response regulator transcription factor has translation MTPTPPITVLLVDDQPLLRMGFRLILEGEEDLRIVGEASDGAEAVRQVRELKPDVVLMDVRMPVLDGIEATRAITAAGAAARVIILTTFDVDEYAFAGLQAGASAFLLKDVAPSELIQAVRVVASGDAVVAPRVTQRLLETYVRGAGRPAASTQRDPLLEDLTPRETEMLEAMAEGLSNAEIAHRYFLSEATVKTHVRRILTKLHLRDRVQAVVYAYETGLVVPSNPDY, from the coding sequence ATGACTCCGACACCACCGATCACCGTCCTGCTGGTGGATGACCAGCCGCTGTTGAGGATGGGCTTCCGCCTGATCCTGGAGGGCGAGGAAGACCTCAGGATTGTGGGCGAAGCGTCCGACGGAGCAGAGGCGGTGCGGCAGGTGCGGGAACTGAAGCCCGACGTGGTGCTGATGGACGTGCGGATGCCGGTGCTGGACGGCATCGAAGCAACCCGCGCCATCACGGCAGCCGGCGCCGCGGCGCGGGTCATCATCCTCACCACTTTTGACGTGGACGAATACGCGTTCGCCGGCCTCCAGGCGGGGGCCTCCGCGTTCCTGCTCAAGGACGTGGCGCCGTCGGAACTCATCCAGGCCGTCCGGGTGGTGGCCAGCGGGGACGCCGTGGTGGCGCCCCGGGTCACGCAGCGGCTCCTTGAAACGTATGTCCGCGGCGCTGGGCGGCCGGCCGCCTCGACCCAGCGCGATCCGCTACTGGAAGACCTGACTCCCCGCGAAACCGAGATGCTCGAAGCCATGGCGGAAGGCCTCTCCAATGCCGAGATCGCGCACCGGTATTTCCTGTCCGAAGCCACTGTGAAAACCCATGTGCGCCGGATCCTCACCAAACTCCACCTGCGCGACCGGGTCCAGGCCGTGGTCTACGCGTATGAAACCGGCCTCGTGGTCCCGTCCAACCCGGACTACTGA
- a CDS encoding sensor histidine kinase, producing the protein MNEAAAVKDAWAGQAQASFAEITARRRGRIRRYLYLHPRVMDAVVVATYTVLVAPTVVDAILKGSWLAAVLLAAVACALFLRRSYPVALAAFVAVTEVAVTLLHPWGSNVSAGLWFSLYAVAVVHTRRFALVAMTAATAPLALLYLLAAVGPMENSFVHTAGNPGDFHLLTSIATGATIALSNVIATGIGISVRQRREHELEVAAWASRTASLASVNERNRIAREMHDVVAHSLTVMISLSDGAAVVARKSPERASEVLGEVSRTGRTALADMRRVLGVLRDHNGALAPRAPLDSGEGLAKLLEGFRTAGLPLHYSHSGPSLPRDPSFQLTVYRIVQESLTNVLRYSRGHSRVDVSILRAGSLVTIEVLDDGKELPGPAAAEPGAPGPAQALGSGQGLLGMAERARIYGGTVEAGPTARGWRVRAVLSSPDEDLPDRDPVPQLQGRA; encoded by the coding sequence ATGAATGAAGCCGCAGCGGTGAAGGACGCCTGGGCCGGACAGGCCCAGGCGTCCTTCGCCGAAATCACGGCCAGGCGGCGCGGCCGGATCCGGCGGTACCTGTACCTCCATCCTCGCGTTATGGACGCGGTGGTGGTGGCCACGTACACGGTGCTGGTTGCCCCCACCGTGGTGGATGCCATCCTGAAGGGTTCGTGGCTCGCCGCGGTGCTCCTCGCTGCCGTGGCGTGCGCGCTCTTCCTGCGACGCTCCTACCCGGTTGCCCTGGCAGCGTTCGTTGCGGTGACGGAAGTGGCGGTGACCCTGCTGCACCCGTGGGGCTCGAACGTCTCCGCCGGGCTGTGGTTCTCCCTCTACGCCGTTGCGGTGGTGCACACCCGCCGGTTCGCCCTGGTGGCCATGACCGCGGCCACGGCCCCGCTTGCCCTCCTGTATCTTTTGGCCGCCGTGGGCCCCATGGAGAATTCCTTCGTTCATACCGCCGGCAATCCGGGGGATTTCCACCTCCTGACCAGCATTGCCACCGGAGCCACCATTGCCCTGTCCAACGTCATTGCCACCGGGATTGGCATCTCGGTGCGGCAACGCCGCGAACATGAGCTGGAGGTCGCTGCGTGGGCATCGCGTACGGCCAGCCTGGCCTCAGTCAATGAGCGCAACCGCATCGCCCGGGAAATGCACGACGTCGTGGCCCACTCCCTGACCGTGATGATCAGTCTGTCCGACGGCGCGGCAGTGGTGGCCCGGAAGAGCCCGGAACGTGCCTCCGAGGTGCTGGGCGAGGTGTCGCGTACCGGCCGGACAGCGTTGGCGGACATGCGCCGCGTCCTGGGTGTGCTGAGGGATCACAACGGAGCCCTCGCACCGCGGGCGCCCCTTGACTCCGGTGAAGGACTCGCCAAATTGTTGGAAGGGTTCCGCACTGCCGGACTGCCGTTGCACTATTCGCATAGCGGACCGTCCCTCCCCCGGGATCCGTCCTTCCAGTTGACTGTCTACCGGATCGTGCAGGAATCCCTCACCAACGTCCTGCGTTACAGCCGCGGCCACAGCCGGGTGGACGTGAGCATTCTCCGCGCCGGCTCGTTGGTCACCATTGAAGTGCTCGACGACGGCAAGGAACTTCCCGGCCCGGCCGCGGCCGAGCCCGGCGCACCAGGACCCGCCCAGGCGCTGGGTTCGGGGCAGGGCCTGCTGGGGATGGCCGAACGGGCCCGGATCTACGGCGGCACCGTGGAGGCCGGCCCCACCGCCCGGGGCTGGCGGGTCCGGGCTGTGCTCAGCTCGCCCGACGAGGACCTTCCCGATCGGGACCCTGTCCCCCAACTGCAAGGCAGAGCATGA
- a CDS encoding ABC transporter permease subunit, producing MSSTTLDPNPSRRGAHAAPAGPLSGDATSTGPGPSFPRVLNSEFIKFRTLLSTLILLASTVLVVVGFGALSAWGTGSFAEQALKDPEAAASFAAQGGNLAIGVPTSGIAFAQLILGSLGVLLMSSEFTTGMARSTFAAVPRRTPAFVAKLLVVMVTAFAVTAISVFIAGLVAVPILDNYKLDLDLASSQSVKMLLVNSVYVAAVAAIGMALGSLLRNSAGGIMSLVGLFFVAPIAFQLIPGDFFVQARKYLPGNTVEPMTAVNHLPDTLEAWQAALVLGAWVVIPVVLAAVVLKKRDV from the coding sequence ATGAGCTCCACCACCCTCGACCCCAACCCGTCCCGCCGTGGCGCACATGCTGCGCCCGCCGGGCCCCTCTCCGGCGACGCCACCAGCACGGGTCCCGGCCCCTCGTTTCCCCGTGTGCTCAACTCGGAGTTCATCAAGTTCCGGACACTCCTTTCCACCCTGATCCTGCTCGCCAGCACCGTGTTGGTGGTGGTGGGCTTCGGCGCGCTGTCCGCCTGGGGCACGGGCTCCTTCGCCGAGCAGGCCCTCAAGGACCCCGAGGCGGCGGCTTCCTTTGCCGCCCAGGGCGGCAACCTGGCCATCGGTGTGCCGACGTCCGGCATTGCCTTCGCACAACTCATCCTGGGCTCCCTCGGCGTCCTGCTGATGAGCTCGGAATTCACCACCGGGATGGCACGTTCAACATTCGCGGCCGTGCCCCGGCGGACTCCGGCCTTCGTGGCCAAGCTGCTGGTGGTGATGGTGACAGCGTTTGCGGTGACCGCCATCTCCGTGTTCATCGCGGGCCTTGTGGCCGTGCCGATCCTGGACAACTACAAGCTGGACCTGGACCTGGCCAGCTCGCAGTCGGTGAAGATGCTGCTGGTCAACAGCGTCTACGTGGCGGCCGTCGCCGCGATTGGCATGGCGCTGGGGTCCCTGCTGAGGAATTCTGCGGGCGGCATCATGAGCCTGGTGGGCCTGTTCTTCGTGGCCCCCATTGCCTTCCAGCTGATCCCGGGCGATTTCTTCGTGCAGGCCCGCAAATACCTTCCCGGTAACACCGTGGAGCCGATGACGGCCGTGAACCACCTGCCGGACACCCTTGAAGCCTGGCAGGCAGCACTGGTCCTCGGCGCCTGGGTGGTGATCCCGGTGGTGCTCGCCGCCGTCGTCCTCAAGAAACGCGACGTCTGA